In a genomic window of Thiolapillus brandeum:
- the dapC gene encoding succinyldiaminopimelate transaminase, giving the protein MNSDLHKLQPYPFERLRKLKEGCQPPDDLDPIALSIGEPKHPTPAFITEEVLSHLHGLSAYPLTKGAPELRQAITEWLTERFELPPGSLDPEYHVLPVNGTREALFAFAQAIIDRTRPEPLVLMPNPFYQIYEGAALLAGASPHFLNCTENSGLGPDFSSVDDASWDRCQLLYVCSPHNPTGAVLPVETWQTLIELAHKHDFVIAADECYSEIYLEEDRPPPGLLQAAASAGNTEYSRCVVFHSLSKRSNAPGLRSGFVAGDRDIMTRFLQYRTYHGCAMPPHHQAASILAWRDEAHVKTNRRAYAEKFSAVLRELDGCLDVQEPEAGFYLWARTPVSDTDFARELYRQQNVTVLPGSFLSREADGINPGANRVRMALVAPMDECIDAAKRIRTFTENL; this is encoded by the coding sequence ATGAACAGCGACCTGCACAAACTCCAGCCCTATCCCTTTGAAAGACTGCGCAAGCTCAAGGAAGGCTGCCAGCCGCCGGATGATCTGGACCCTATTGCCCTGTCCATTGGCGAGCCCAAACACCCCACACCGGCTTTCATCACCGAGGAAGTGCTGTCCCATCTGCATGGCCTGTCCGCCTATCCCCTGACCAAGGGCGCCCCCGAACTGCGCCAGGCCATCACGGAATGGCTGACGGAACGGTTCGAGCTTCCTCCGGGCAGCCTGGATCCCGAGTATCATGTCCTGCCCGTAAACGGCACAAGGGAAGCCCTGTTCGCATTTGCCCAGGCCATCATAGACCGCACCCGGCCCGAGCCTTTGGTGCTCATGCCCAACCCCTTCTACCAAATCTATGAAGGCGCGGCCCTGCTGGCTGGCGCCAGTCCGCATTTTCTGAACTGCACGGAAAACTCGGGCTTGGGGCCGGATTTCAGCAGCGTGGACGATGCCAGCTGGGATCGTTGCCAGCTGCTGTATGTCTGTTCACCTCACAACCCAACGGGTGCCGTACTCCCGGTGGAAACCTGGCAGACGTTGATCGAACTGGCGCACAAGCACGATTTTGTCATCGCGGCAGACGAATGCTACTCGGAAATCTATCTCGAAGAGGACCGTCCTCCTCCCGGCCTGCTCCAGGCCGCTGCCAGCGCGGGCAACACGGAATACTCCCGCTGCGTGGTGTTTCACAGCCTCTCCAAACGCTCCAATGCCCCGGGATTGCGTTCAGGCTTCGTGGCCGGTGACCGGGATATCATGACCCGGTTTCTTCAATACCGCACCTATCACGGATGCGCCATGCCCCCCCATCACCAGGCGGCCAGCATCCTGGCCTGGCGGGACGAGGCGCATGTAAAGACCAACCGGCGCGCCTACGCGGAAAAATTTTCTGCCGTACTCCGTGAACTGGATGGCTGCCTCGATGTACAGGAACCGGAAGCCGGCTTCTACCTGTGGGCCAGGACGCCCGTCAGCGACACGGATTTCGCCCGGGAACTGTACCGGCAGCAGAATGTAACCGTGCTGCCCGGCAGTTTCCTGTCCCGGGAAGCCGACGGCATCAACCCCGGCGCCAACCGCGTGCGCATGGCCCTTGTGGCCCCCATGGACGAATGCATCGACGCAGCGAAACGCATCAGAACATTTACCGAAAACCTTTGA